A region of Pseudomonadota bacterium DNA encodes the following proteins:
- the gspD gene encoding type II secretion system secretin GspD yields MIGKKINWMFLLAVSFILIMGIFPNGFAASKDTEKISFNFVDIDLPVVVKFVSEITGKNFIFDEDVRGKVTIIAPSKISINDAFGLFTSVLALKGYTVIPTIAGMYKIIPTANARHSGMEVTNDGLPTNENYIARLITIKYVSSAETLKFIAPMVSKNGYASVFGPGNMLLVIDSGINVRKIVSIIESIDQPSVGEMPEILYLKYAGAEVVAKTINDNISNRGILNGISSNALPGSAGKAVADQRLNAVMLFGDKAMKELMRSFISLLDVRSPDAQGMINVYFMENADAVELAKVLQDLIKAGQAKQAAASMSVFETAGGISITADKASNALVVVATPTDYQNLLRIIKQLDKRRKQVFVEAMIAEVSIGKLLELGSKWRAAVTRDGEPIFVGGVGEVDTSTISSILSGMTGLSMGGISNYYTVPESLVSGATSDVKVPGITALFSMSEFKDAVNILSTPQILTSDNMEAEILVGENIPLISSRERDISTTATVLTSIERKDVGVLLKITPQINEGEYVKLDIYQEISAAKADSENIITSVGPTMTKRSTRTSVSVKDKQTVVIGGLMEEKDEELITKVPFLGDIPGLGWLFKFRSTSRTKTNLLIFLTPYIIKESSDLSTLTQNKFNDYMHNGIQYVADELMVQFKEGIPEEVIRTILSEQKVSNIETTSSGVYHIKFDKNVDLKKAINKFSLIPEVQNVEPVSRIKIHESGEKNSNQESGTAEQ; encoded by the coding sequence ATGATCGGCAAAAAAATTAATTGGATGTTTTTATTGGCTGTATCTTTTATACTCATTATGGGTATTTTTCCGAATGGTTTTGCAGCATCAAAGGATACGGAGAAGATAAGCTTTAATTTTGTGGATATCGACCTTCCTGTAGTAGTAAAGTTTGTAAGTGAAATTACCGGAAAAAATTTTATTTTTGATGAGGATGTCAGGGGCAAGGTTACAATTATTGCTCCATCAAAAATCAGCATAAATGATGCATTTGGCCTTTTTACATCAGTGCTTGCATTAAAAGGCTATACAGTTATTCCAACCATAGCCGGTATGTATAAGATTATCCCTACTGCGAATGCAAGGCATAGCGGAATGGAAGTAACAAACGACGGCCTTCCGACTAATGAAAATTATATAGCCAGACTTATTACGATCAAATATGTTTCTTCTGCAGAAACGCTTAAATTTATTGCTCCCATGGTATCAAAAAATGGTTATGCATCAGTATTCGGGCCTGGCAATATGCTGCTTGTCATAGATTCGGGAATAAATGTAAGAAAGATAGTATCCATTATAGAATCAATAGACCAGCCGAGTGTGGGAGAGATGCCGGAAATTTTATATCTTAAATATGCCGGTGCCGAAGTAGTTGCCAAGACAATAAATGATAATATCAGCAATCGTGGGATACTAAATGGAATATCGTCTAATGCATTGCCCGGCAGTGCAGGAAAGGCTGTTGCAGACCAAAGATTAAACGCAGTGATGCTGTTCGGGGATAAAGCAATGAAAGAATTAATGCGCTCCTTTATTTCCCTTCTTGATGTGCGTTCTCCCGATGCACAAGGTATGATCAATGTTTATTTTATGGAGAATGCAGATGCAGTTGAACTTGCAAAAGTATTGCAAGATCTTATTAAAGCGGGACAGGCAAAGCAGGCAGCAGCTTCCATGTCGGTGTTTGAAACTGCCGGGGGCATATCCATCACGGCTGACAAAGCGTCAAACGCTTTGGTAGTAGTTGCTACACCTACTGATTACCAGAATTTGTTACGAATCATAAAGCAACTTGATAAGAGAAGAAAGCAGGTTTTTGTGGAAGCCATGATTGCCGAGGTTTCTATTGGGAAATTGCTTGAACTTGGCTCAAAATGGCGCGCTGCTGTTACAAGGGATGGAGAGCCTATCTTCGTGGGAGGAGTCGGAGAAGTTGATACCTCAACAATCAGTTCCATTCTCTCCGGCATGACGGGCCTTTCAATGGGCGGAATATCCAATTACTACACAGTCCCGGAGAGTTTAGTGTCCGGAGCAACTTCCGATGTTAAAGTTCCGGGAATTACTGCATTGTTTAGCATGAGTGAATTTAAAGATGCTGTAAATATTCTCTCAACACCGCAGATTCTTACTTCAGATAATATGGAGGCTGAAATCCTGGTTGGTGAAAATATACCTTTGATCTCATCGAGAGAAAGGGATATTAGTACCACCGCAACCGTTCTTACTTCCATAGAACGTAAAGATGTTGGTGTGCTTTTGAAGATTACACCTCAGATAAACGAGGGTGAATATGTAAAACTGGATATATATCAGGAAATTTCGGCAGCGAAGGCAGATTCTGAAAATATTATAACATCAGTTGGTCCTACAATGACAAAAAGATCAACAAGAACATCCGTATCGGTAAAAGATAAGCAAACGGTTGTGATTGGTGGATTAATGGAGGAAAAAGATGAAGAATTAATTACAAAAGTTCCCTTTTTGGGAGATATTCCCGGGTTGGGCTGGTTGTTTAAATTCAGGAGCACAAGCAGGACAAAGACAAATCTGTTAATATTTTTAACTCCTTATATTATTAAAGAATCTTCTGATCTTTCCACGCTTACTCAAAATAAATTTAATGATTATATGCATAATGGAATACAGTATGTCGCCGATGAATTGATGGTTCAATTTAAAGAGGGTATTCCTGAAGAAGTAATCCGTACAATATTATCGGAACAAAAGGTATCAAATATTGAAACCACCAGCAGCGGAGTTTATCATATTAAATTTGACAAGAATGTAGATCTTAAGAAAGCGATAAATAAATTTTCTTTAATTCCGGAAGTGCAAAATGTTGAGCCTGTTTCGAGGATTAAGATTCACGAATCAGGAGAGAAAAACAGTAATCAGGAATCTGGGACAGCGGAACAGTAA
- a CDS encoding lytic transglycosylase domain-containing protein, protein MDLELLDMMDEEIEDKPSSISIREPQTVINDPGLLEASKTQRTINENDILSSKNNFDTVIEKAAEIHDIDPELIKSVIQVESNFQPESTSSAGAMGLMQLMPGTAKELAVKNAYDPVENIMGGTKYLKGLLNRYGGNISLALAAYNWGAGNIGKNPNKMPQETKNYIIRVTQLYRERKA, encoded by the coding sequence ATGGACTTAGAGCTTCTCGATATGATGGACGAGGAAATAGAGGATAAACCCAGTTCCATTTCCATTAGGGAACCTCAAACGGTTATAAACGATCCTGGCCTTTTGGAAGCGTCAAAAACTCAACGCACAATAAATGAAAATGATATTTTATCATCAAAAAACAATTTTGATACTGTTATAGAAAAAGCTGCAGAAATTCACGATATAGATCCGGAACTCATCAAAAGCGTGATTCAGGTTGAAAGCAATTTCCAACCGGAAAGCACCTCATCGGCTGGTGCCATGGGACTTATGCAGCTCATGCCCGGGACAGCGAAAGAGCTTGCAGTTAAAAATGCATATGATCCTGTCGAAAATATCATGGGCGGGACAAAATACCTGAAGGGGCTTTTAAACCGATATGGCGGAAATATTTCTCTTGCACTTGCTGCATACAATTGGGGAGCTGGTAATATTGGAAAGAATCCCAACAAAATGCCTCAGGAAACGAAGAATTATATAATCAGAGTTACACAGCTTTACAGGGAAAGAAAAGCTTAA
- a CDS encoding AAA family ATPase → MIRFASRKLDEWLKGPNRKPMVIRGARRVGKTWLVRDFADRNGLKLIELNPEKAVPQTLHARCMDLYQQYRLIGGMPEAVQIWLDSKDMQACIKIQHDLLATYRDDFP, encoded by the coding sequence ATGATTCGATTTGCCTCAAGAAAACTTGATGAATGGCTCAAAGGCCCCAATCGTAAACCAATGGTCATTAGAGGTGCGCGTAGGGTTGGTAAGACCTGGCTTGTACGGGATTTCGCAGATAGAAACGGCCTTAAATTGATCGAATTGAATCCGGAAAAGGCAGTGCCTCAAACTCTGCATGCCAGGTGCATGGATCTTTATCAACAGTATCGCCTTATAGGCGGAATGCCTGAGGCAGTCCAGATCTGGCTGGATAGCAAAGACATGCAGGCATGTATCAAAATCCAGCATGACCTTCTGGCCACATATCGGGATGATTTTCCATAA
- a CDS encoding flavodoxin family protein gives MKVVAFNGSPRKNGNTSILIKTVFEELEKEGIETEVVNLAGKDIKGCIACYKCFEQKENEYKCLSIDDFINECIEKMIKADGIILGSPTYFSNVTTEMKAFIDRAGLVAYANPGLLRHKVGASVSVGTVSGTTQALMMMDSFFLCLEMFIVGANYFNMALGNDKGDVEKDERGLGTMKVLGRNMAFLLKKLNG, from the coding sequence ATGAAGGTTGTTGCATTTAACGGCAGTCCCAGAAAAAACGGTAATACATCAATATTGATAAAAACAGTATTCGAGGAGCTGGAAAAAGAAGGAATCGAAACAGAGGTAGTCAATCTGGCCGGAAAGGATATCAAAGGATGCATAGCTTGTTACAAGTGTTTTGAACAGAAAGAGAATGAGTACAAATGTTTGTCAATAGATGATTTCATTAACGAATGCATTGAAAAGATGATCAAAGCTGATGGAATAATATTGGGTTCTCCTACCTATTTTAGCAATGTTACAACAGAAATGAAGGCGTTTATTGACAGAGCTGGACTGGTAGCATATGCAAATCCCGGATTGTTAAGGCATAAAGTTGGTGCTAGTGTTAGCGTAGGCACTGTAAGTGGAACGACCCAGGCATTAATGATGATGGATTCTTTCTTCTTATGCCTTGAAATGTTTATTGTGGGAGCAAACTATTTCAACATGGCCCTGGGTAATGATAAAGGAGATGTTGAGAAAGATGAGCGGGGTCTCGGAACCATGAAAGTGCTTGGCCGGAATATGGCTTTTTTGCTGAAAAAATTAAACGGATAG
- a CDS encoding VOC family protein → MKFKLAHTNINVLDLEKSLAFYQEALGLRQVRTYDQPDGKFKLVYISDEANNYQIELTWLSDREEAYNHGDNDLHLAFVADDYKAAYDKHKTMGCICYENQEMGIYFIEDPDGYWLEIIPVKK, encoded by the coding sequence ATGAAATTCAAATTAGCACATACAAATATTAATGTTCTTGATCTTGAGAAAAGTCTGGCTTTTTATCAGGAAGCTCTCGGGTTACGCCAAGTGCGCACTTACGATCAGCCTGACGGCAAATTTAAGCTCGTGTATATTTCTGATGAAGCAAACAACTACCAGATTGAACTTACATGGTTAAGCGATCGGGAAGAAGCATACAACCATGGTGACAATGATCTGCATCTCGCATTTGTTGCCGATGATTATAAAGCTGCTTACGACAAACATAAAACAATGGGCTGTATCTGTTATGAAAACCAAGAAATGGGAATATATTTCATTGAAGATCCGGATGGATATTGGCTTGAAATAATTCCTGTTAAAAAGTAA
- a CDS encoding DUF86 domain-containing protein → MYDKELTKEVLSQIEKAAEKIIFRFQPIHKVSDFTDSLTGVDKLDAICMMMIVIGESLKNLDKITGGVLLPQHPEVDWKKAKGMRDILTHHYADVNAEAVYYTCKEKIPRLHETIRKMIKKLETE, encoded by the coding sequence ATGTATGACAAGGAACTTACTAAAGAAGTTTTGAGCCAGATAGAAAAAGCTGCCGAAAAAATCATTTTCCGCTTTCAGCCTATTCACAAGGTGTCAGACTTCACGGATAGTCTCACAGGAGTTGATAAATTGGATGCTATCTGTATGATGATGATTGTCATAGGTGAATCTTTGAAGAATCTGGATAAAATCACAGGCGGAGTTCTCCTGCCTCAACATCCCGAAGTTGACTGGAAAAAAGCAAAAGGAATGAGAGATATTCTCACTCATCACTATGCCGATGTAAATGCCGAAGCAGTCTATTACACCTGTAAGGAAAAAATACCAAGACTACACGAAACAATCCGGAAAATGATAAAAAAACTGGAAACAGAATAA
- a CDS encoding nucleotidyltransferase domain-containing protein — MHKKEIIEILRNYKKEFAKQYGIQGIGVFGSVSRDEAGEDSDVDVVVRISKPDLFLLAGIKSDLEERLNRSVDIITYRENMNQFLKSKIDKDALYV; from the coding sequence ATGCATAAAAAGGAAATTATCGAAATTTTACGCAACTACAAAAAAGAATTTGCCAAGCAATACGGCATTCAGGGGATCGGTGTTTTTGGCTCTGTTTCGCGCGATGAAGCCGGTGAAGACAGCGATGTGGATGTAGTAGTTCGCATTTCAAAGCCAGATCTTTTCTTACTCGCCGGTATTAAAAGTGACCTTGAGGAAAGGCTTAACCGGTCGGTGGACATCATAACTTACAGAGAAAATATGAATCAATTCTTAAAGTCAAAGATTGATAAGGATGCTTTATATGTATGA
- a CDS encoding DUF1016 family protein: MAKKDSLPVNYSKTLDEIKTRVRTAQYEALKVVNRELITLYWDIGRIIIHRQQEISWGKSVVERLAFDLQKEFPGMNGFSRRNIFYMREFYLAYRDLPKVQPLVAQIGWSHNLVIFQRCKDPLEREYYIRMVSKFGWTKSVLALRIQDQTYEKTLLGQTNFDKNLPEPIRNQAKLAVRDEYTFDFMELGEEHSERELERAIIARVEHFLREMGGMFAFMGSQYRLEIDGEEFFIDLLLYHRTLKCLVAIELKISEFKPEHVGKMQFYLAALDDRVRMPDENPSIGMILCREKKRTIVEYALKESNKPIGVAAYRIVKRLPADLKGKLPEPKQIEKLLEAVELPEGYERRSTEDGV; this comes from the coding sequence ATGGCAAAGAAAGATTCTTTACCCGTAAATTATTCCAAAACTCTGGACGAAATCAAAACCAGGGTGCGAACGGCCCAATATGAAGCACTCAAGGTCGTCAATAGGGAACTTATCACCCTTTATTGGGATATTGGCCGTATCATTATTCATCGCCAACAGGAGATAAGCTGGGGAAAGTCCGTAGTGGAGCGTCTGGCTTTCGACCTACAAAAGGAATTTCCCGGTATGAACGGCTTTTCCCGGCGAAATATTTTCTACATGCGGGAATTCTATCTGGCATACCGCGATTTACCAAAAGTGCAACCATTGGTTGCACAAATCGGATGGTCACATAATCTTGTTATTTTTCAACGCTGTAAAGATCCTTTGGAACGTGAATACTATATTCGCATGGTCAGTAAATTCGGCTGGACCAAGAGTGTCCTGGCTCTTCGCATCCAGGACCAGACTTATGAAAAGACTCTGTTAGGCCAGACCAATTTCGATAAAAACCTACCCGAACCCATAAGAAACCAGGCCAAGCTGGCGGTTCGCGATGAATACACCTTTGACTTTATGGAGCTTGGAGAAGAACACAGCGAGAGGGAGCTTGAACGCGCCATTATTGCCCGTGTCGAACACTTTCTGCGCGAAATGGGCGGCATGTTTGCCTTCATGGGCAGTCAGTACAGGCTGGAGATTGATGGTGAAGAGTTTTTTATCGATCTTCTATTATATCACCGCACCCTTAAATGTCTCGTGGCCATAGAACTCAAAATCAGCGAATTCAAACCTGAACATGTTGGCAAGATGCAGTTTTATCTGGCAGCCCTGGATGACCGCGTCCGAATGCCAGATGAAAACCCCTCCATTGGTATGATTCTCTGCCGAGAAAAAAAACGCACTATTGTGGAATACGCTCTTAAAGAAAGCAACAAACCCATCGGTGTGGCCGCCTATCGCATCGTAAAACGCCTTCCGGCCGATCTGAAAGGCAAACTGCCTGAACCGAAACAGATCGAGAAGCTGTTGGAAGCTGTTGAGTTGCCAGAAGGATATGAGCGTAGAAGTACTGAGGATGGGGTGTGA
- a CDS encoding Fic family protein translates to MSFDPEKPYNDLPYLPPKAEIETKAVLTKLVAASQFLAELRGYAELLPDKAIIHYQFESIHPFYDGNGRTGRIINVLYLVMKGLLSEPLLYLSRYIIQHKADYYRLLRKVTTENSWEEWICFMLTAVEKTACFTLGLSKEIVTPMENVRKSIQNKLPKVYSHELVEILFTNVYTRIDHLVGKNIASRNVAGRYLNQLESINILKKEKVGRDVFYINTALYDLFKTFSDMH, encoded by the coding sequence ATGAGTTTTGATCCGGAAAAACCTTATAATGATCTTCCTTATTTGCCGCCAAAGGCGGAGATTGAAACCAAAGCTGTGTTAACAAAGCTGGTTGCCGCCAGCCAATTCCTTGCGGAGCTGAGAGGATATGCCGAACTTCTGCCCGACAAAGCCATTATTCATTATCAGTTTGAATCAATTCATCCTTTTTATGACGGGAACGGAAGAACCGGACGAATTATAAATGTTCTCTATCTGGTGATGAAAGGATTGCTTTCAGAACCTCTTTTGTATTTAAGCCGTTATATTATTCAGCATAAAGCCGATTATTATAGGTTGCTCAGAAAGGTAACTACTGAAAATAGTTGGGAAGAGTGGATATGCTTTATGCTTACGGCTGTCGAAAAAACAGCCTGTTTCACTTTGGGGTTAAGTAAAGAGATTGTGACGCCCATGGAAAATGTCCGTAAATCTATACAAAACAAACTGCCAAAAGTATATTCCCATGAACTTGTGGAAATACTTTTTACCAATGTATATACGAGAATAGACCATTTGGTGGGAAAGAATATTGCCTCCCGCAATGTAGCCGGAAGATATCTTAACCAACTTGAATCAATTAATATTTTAAAAAAAGAAAAGGTCGGACGGGATGTTTTTTATATAAATACCGCACTGTATGATTTGTTTAAGACCTTTTCTGATATGCACTGA
- the radC gene encoding DNA repair protein RadC: MKKIKDLPQNERPREKLLEKGAGFLSDQELLAIILGKGTQKDDVLSLSKKIVKIIDEKGLEFQAKDIIEIDGIGEAKATAISAAFEFVRRRIKPEGLKIKFPADILPLIRHYGDRKQEHFICVSINGANEVMNVRVVSIGLVNKTHVHPREVFADVIAERASAVIVAHNHPNGELMPSSEDIQITKRLKDAATILGLNLLDHIIFNTKGYYSFAETNGI; the protein is encoded by the coding sequence ATGAAAAAAATAAAAGATCTTCCCCAAAACGAACGCCCCCGCGAAAAGCTCCTTGAAAAAGGAGCCGGGTTTCTTTCTGACCAGGAACTGCTTGCAATTATCCTTGGCAAAGGCACCCAAAAAGATGATGTACTTTCGCTATCGAAAAAGATCGTAAAAATCATTGATGAAAAAGGTCTGGAGTTTCAGGCAAAAGATATCATTGAAATTGACGGCATTGGTGAAGCCAAAGCAACTGCCATTTCTGCGGCATTCGAATTTGTCCGCAGACGAATAAAACCGGAAGGATTGAAAATAAAATTTCCCGCAGACATTCTTCCGCTCATCCGGCATTACGGAGACAGGAAACAGGAGCATTTTATTTGTGTTTCTATAAACGGTGCAAATGAAGTTATGAATGTAAGGGTTGTAAGTATCGGTCTTGTAAATAAAACACATGTTCATCCCAGAGAAGTATTTGCTGATGTGATAGCAGAACGGGCTTCCGCTGTTATAGTGGCACATAATCACCCGAATGGAGAATTAATGCCAAGTTCTGAAGATATACAGATTACAAAGAGACTGAAAGATGCCGCTACTATTTTAGGTTTGAACCTTTTAGACCATATTATCTTTAATACAAAAGGATATTATTCTTTCGCAGAAACAAATGGAATATAA
- a CDS encoding restriction endonuclease subunit S, whose protein sequence is MSGELVGSRQWAVGSEKLDTADCGLRTDKRETLPKGWIEIAISAICEHIRGVSYNKNDMRFEMNENYVPLLRANNINGSINHNELQYVPKAIVNKKQFLQKGDVVIAMSSGSKKVVGKTAPILEKWEGTFGAFCGVLRPVSSLNIEIFPYFFQTHYYRNKISELATGTNINNIKTTHFNDIDIPLPPINEQKRIVAKLDKIMPRIDSVKARLDKVPAIIKRFRQSVLTAAVSGKLTEKWREENTDVESAEILLERIKDFRVSNAENKRELNAVEKNYQEGEIRLQNKGSDYEFPETWRYCEINNIGNVYNGSTPSRKVKNYWAGNIHWVSSGEVANSRITDTREKITKSGFDNSSVKLLPKGTVLLAMIGEGKTRGQSAILDIESTCNQNVAAIVINHGLVLPEYLFNWLFMQYERNRSVGSGSGPKALNCQRVKELDFVLPPLKEQKEIVRQVDKLFALADKLEKHNQKAKARVDKLSQSVLAKAFRGELVPQDPNDEPAEKLLERIKKEVDSRQSAVGRKKRLQR, encoded by the coding sequence ATGAGCGGGGAATTAGTGGGCAGTAGGCAGTGGGCAGTGGGCAGTGAAAAACTGGATACTGCGGACTGTGGATTGCGCACTGACAAGCGTGAGACGCTTCCGAAGGGGTGGATAGAAATTGCTATAAGTGCGATATGTGAGCATATTAGAGGAGTCTCATATAATAAAAACGATATGCGTTTTGAAATGAATGAGAATTATGTGCCCTTATTAAGAGCAAATAATATTAATGGTTCAATAAACCATAATGAGTTACAATATGTACCTAAAGCCATTGTTAATAAAAAGCAATTCCTCCAAAAAGGTGATGTTGTAATAGCAATGTCAAGCGGTAGTAAAAAAGTCGTTGGTAAAACAGCTCCAATTTTAGAAAAATGGGAAGGTACCTTTGGAGCATTTTGTGGTGTATTAAGACCGGTTTCCTCTCTTAATATTGAAATATTTCCTTATTTTTTTCAAACCCATTATTATAGAAATAAAATTTCTGAATTGGCTACCGGAACAAATATCAATAACATAAAGACCACTCATTTTAACGACATCGATATCCCTCTTCCACCCATCAACGAACAAAAACGCATTGTCGCCAAGTTGGACAAAATCATGCCCCGTATTGATTCGGTAAAAGCGCGGCTGGATAAGGTTCCGGCGATAATCAAACGCTTCCGCCAGTCGGTGCTCACTGCCGCGGTTAGCGGGAAACTGACCGAGAAGTGGCGGGAGGAGAATACCGATGTTGAAAGTGCGGAGATATTGTTGGAGAGGATAAAAGATTTTAGAGTCTCCAATGCAGAAAACAAACGGGAATTGAATGCTGTTGAAAAGAATTATCAAGAAGGCGAAATTCGATTACAAAACAAAGGAAGTGACTATGAATTTCCTGAAACTTGGAGATATTGTGAAATAAACAATATTGGCAATGTATATAATGGTAGCACACCATCTCGTAAAGTTAAAAATTATTGGGCCGGCAATATCCATTGGGTTAGCTCTGGTGAGGTAGCTAATTCAAGGATAACAGATACACGTGAAAAAATAACAAAATCAGGGTTTGATAATTCTTCTGTTAAATTGCTACCTAAAGGCACCGTGCTTCTTGCTATGATTGGCGAAGGGAAAACAAGAGGACAATCGGCAATTCTTGATATTGAAAGTACTTGCAATCAAAATGTTGCTGCCATTGTGATAAATCATGGGTTGGTTTTACCTGAATACCTCTTTAACTGGTTATTCATGCAATATGAACGGAATAGAAGCGTTGGCAGTGGTTCAGGCCCCAAAGCACTTAACTGCCAGCGTGTAAAAGAGCTTGATTTTGTACTCCCGCCCCTCAAAGAACAAAAAGAAATCGTCCGTCAGGTGGACAAACTCTTTGCCCTTGCCGATAAACTGGAAAAGCATAACCAAAAAGCCAAAGCACGAGTGGACAAGCTCTCTCAATCTGTCCTTGCCAAAGCCTTCCGTGGCGAACTGGTTCCGCAAGATCCCAACGACGAACCCGCAGAAAAACTGTTGGAACGGATAAAAAAAGAAGTAGATAGTCGGCAGTCAGCAGTCGGCAGAAAAAAGAGGTTGCAACGATGA
- a CDS encoding DUF1016 family protein — translation MSSKKSKQSAVGSQQLGESKELQAAEYSLATIQIAGTNLFDRVVSILEQAKSNVVKAVNSNMVIAYWLIGQEIVQEIQHGEQRAEYGKQIIENLSRELTEKYGRGFSTTNLWYFRQFYTLYADRNPRILHKACGEFPSSEKLHKACGESEIGHKPCDVFEDMSLAIKNPSEITGFSPLLSWSHYRTLTKVEHKNERLFYEIEAEKEGWSVPDLQRQIHTFLFARLLKSQDKAGVMELVREGHIIETASDIIKNPYILDFLGLPESHKLHESKLEQAIIENIQSFLLELGKGFAFVARQKRISTETKEFYIDLVFYNYHLKCFVLIDLKTGELTHQDVGQMDMYVRMFDDLQRGEGDNPTVGLILCTDKDKTIVKYSVLSENKQLFAAKYMLYLPSEKELVRELEESRQRAVDSGQGSVGRGQSAGGSEKIDTADSELQTDDEEEVE, via the coding sequence ATGAGCAGTAAAAAAAGCAAACAGTCAGCAGTGGGCAGTCAGCAGTTAGGAGAGAGTAAGGAACTGCAGGCTGCTGAATATTCACTGGCAACTATTCAAATTGCCGGCACTAATCTCTTTGACAGAGTTGTGTCCATTCTTGAACAGGCAAAGTCTAATGTTGTTAAAGCGGTAAACAGTAACATGGTAATCGCTTACTGGCTAATCGGACAGGAAATTGTACAAGAGATTCAACACGGGGAGCAGCGGGCTGAGTATGGAAAACAAATCATCGAAAACCTGTCCAGGGAGCTAACTGAAAAATACGGCAGAGGTTTTTCTACAACTAATCTATGGTATTTCAGACAATTTTATACCTTATATGCCGATCGTAATCCCCGGATTCTCCACAAAGCCTGTGGAGAATTCCCGAGTTCTGAAAAACTCCACAAGGCTTGTGGAGAATCTGAAATTGGTCACAAGCCTTGTGACGTTTTTGAAGATATGAGCCTTGCAATTAAAAATCCTTCTGAAATAACAGGATTTTCGCCTCTTTTAAGTTGGTCGCATTACCGCACACTGACTAAGGTAGAGCATAAAAACGAACGGTTGTTTTACGAAATTGAAGCTGAGAAAGAAGGTTGGAGCGTACCTGATCTGCAAAGACAAATACATACTTTTCTTTTCGCCAGATTGCTGAAAAGTCAGGATAAAGCCGGAGTAATGGAGTTGGTTCGTGAGGGTCATATTATTGAAACAGCTTCCGATATAATTAAGAATCCATACATTCTGGATTTTTTGGGCTTGCCTGAATCACACAAACTGCACGAGTCTAAGCTGGAACAGGCCATCATAGAGAACATCCAATCTTTTCTGCTTGAGCTGGGCAAAGGCTTTGCTTTTGTCGCCCGGCAAAAACGAATCTCTACGGAAACCAAAGAATTTTATATTGATCTTGTTTTTTACAATTACCATCTGAAATGCTTCGTATTAATTGACCTTAAAACCGGAGAGCTGACTCATCAGGATGTGGGTCAGATGGATATGTATGTGCGTATGTTCGATGACCTGCAACGGGGAGAAGGTGATAACCCTACGGTGGGACTGATTTTATGCACCGATAAAGATAAAACCATTGTAAAGTATTCTGTATTAAGCGAAAATAAACAGCTCTTTGCAGCTAAGTATATGCTCTATCTGCCCAGCGAAAAGGAACTGGTGAGAGAGCTGGAAGAGAGTCGGCAGCGGGCAGTTGATAGTGGGCAGGGATCAGTTGGCAGGGGGCAGTCGGCAGGGGGCAGCGAGAAAATAGATACTGCGGACAGTGAACTGCAAACTGATGATGAGGAGGAAGTGGAATGA